The sequence GGATAGCGGTCGAACATTGGAAGCGCGTGGATGTGCGTGGACCAAGGCAAGCGCTCGGCAACCTGCACCTGAATGTCAGGGGCAACCATCGTTGGGTCGTCGAGGGTGGCAATTTGCACGTCAACGATTCCGGGAATAAGGGTTTCGTTCACATAGCTAAGGCCTGTCCCGCATGTTGCGCAGAAATGTCGGTGCGCTTGGCCGTTGGATGACCAGACGCGAGGTTCGCCTTTGGT is a genomic window of Rhizobium etli 8C-3 containing:
- a CDS encoding GFA family protein, which codes for MVEAVSNSRLTGGCRCGAVRYETDRPVHAAVCHCEDCRRSSGAPMVGWMGVEAGGFRITKGEPRVWSSNGQAHRHFCATCGTGLSYVNETLIPGIVDVQIATLDDPTMVAPDIQVQVAERLPWSTHIHALPMFDRYPD